CCATGGTGGTTTTCTGGAGCTTCACCAAGCTGGGCTCTCTGGTGCCCCGGGCCGTGGCCATCAGCAACGGGCTAGAGGCCAAGGTGGAGAAGGCTGCAGCGGCCCTGGGCCAGGTGAACCTGCGGAACGGCACGCTGGAGCTGAGCAACCTGCAGACGGCTGCCCAAGGGCGCTTCATGTGCCAGGCCATGTACGAGGAGGACGGAGAAATCAAAGTGGGCTACTTCTACATAGAGCTGGTCGTGCTGGGTACGTAGCATGGAGGCAGCCGCCCCCCGGGACTAGCTGAACAAGGCAACAGAGGCCCCAGTCCGGGTCCCCCACCCTTTAACTGCCCCCGCTGGGCTGCCCCCAAGCTCCTGCTGCAACCTCCCCAGGCTAGGGGAGGCGAAGTGGGCTGCTTCCAGTGTCACAGGGTGGGACTAGAATCCAGGGGCCTTGGTGCCCACTCGTCTCCTCCAACCATCGGACAAACACCACCCCTTGTCACCTCTAATCATCGCCTGCTCCGCCCCTCATCTCCTCCAACCATCGGACATACACCGCCCCTTGTCACCTCTAATCATCGCCTGCTCCGCCCCTCATCTCCTCCAACCATTGGACATACACCGCCCCTTGTCACCTCCAATCATCGCCTGCTCCGCCCCTCATCTCCTCCAACCATCGGACATACACCGCCCCTTGTCACCTCCAATCATCGCCTGCTCCGCCCCTCATCTCCTCCAACCATCGGACATACACCGCCCCTTGTCACCTCCAATCATCGCCTGCTCTGCCCCTCATCTCCTCCAACCATCGGACACACACCACCCCTTATCTTCTCCAACCATCGCCTGCTCCGCCCCTCATCTCCTCCAACCATCGGACATACACCGCCCCTTATCTTCTCCAACCATCGCCTGCTCCGCCCCTCATCTCCTCCAACCATCGGACATACACCGCCCCTTGTCACCTCCAATCATCGCCTGCTCCGCCCCTCATCTCCTCCAACCATCGGACATACACCACCCCTTGTCACCTCCAATCATCGCCTGCTCCGCCCCTCATCTCCTCCAACCATCGGACACACACTGCCCCTTGACTCCTTCAACCATCGCATGCTCCGCCCCTTGTCTCCTTCAACCATCGCGCACACACCACCCCTTGACTCCTTCAACCATCGCATGCTCCGCCCCTTGACTCCTTCAACCATCGCGCACACACCACCCCTTGACTCCTTCAACCATCGCATGCTCTGCCCCTTGTCTCCTTCAACCATCGCGCACACACCACCCCTCATCTCCTCCAACCATCATGCACACACCGCCCCTTGTCACCTCCAATCATCACATGTACTGGTCCTCATCTGTCCTTCCCATCCCTGACGTGGTGCTGCATGCAAAGATGCCGGGAGATGGGAGGGACCCATTTGGCCCAAGCTGGTCCACCTTCCCTTCAGTGTGCTCTGCACTGCCTGAGCCAGCCTGTCCTCAGTGTCCTGCTAATGCTGAGGCGCTGCCGTCACAGGCCCGGCCTTGctgcgctaggcgctgtacacaGAATGAACAGCCAGGCCATGCCCCAAAGGGCTCAGTTCTCAATGCCTCAAAAGCTGGGACTTCCTCTGCTTCCTCCTGGAGGCCTGGTGTGGCCTGTGGCCCGGGCTGTGTGAGGAGCGTGggcgagaggattattctaggagggggtgggtgagattctgtggcctgccttgtgcagggggtcagacgatgatcacaatggtcccttctgaccttagagtctatgagtctgtgaggctgcagccctgggcccttctgTTCTGTGAACGCGCGGATCATGGAACCCGgctccctgctgagcagcccggGGCCTCGGTGGCTGCACCCCCGTCCCCATCACTCACGCTGGTGCAAGGCAGGACAGATGTGCGGCTCTGGAACCCAGCCGGAGCTGTgcggagccccagccctggggccgaATGCCAGGGCTCCTGCCAGGGGCTTCTCTGCCCGAGccagatttcccctttcccagccGGGCAAGCTTTGTTCACATGCTGGGGCGAGTGGACAGACAAACGTCCCGGCTGCCGGGCGACGAGCCTGCCGGAGAATGTCACTCACCGCCCGGCAGCCACTTCCCAAGCGCCACGGCTCCAAACCCCGGGCCTGTCCCTCCAGGGTCTGCCCTCGGAACGGCAGCACATTGGGGGCCATTCCGAGCCCGCGGCCCGGGGCTGATCAGCTCTGCAGATGGGGAGCACGGCCCGGGGAGTCAGGCCCAGTGGCGTTTAGTCCAGCTCACAGCCAGACCAGGCAGATGGCTGAGGCCCGGGAGAGCTCGTCCCACTAAGGAAACGCGCTTTAGGGATAAGTGACTCTTCAGTTGGTGGGGAACCGCCCAGCGAGTTCCCAGAGAATCACCCTCTGCTGGAGGAGTGCCGGCCCATGCCAGGGGTCCGATACCAGCCCTGGGAGAACCTTAGAGCACTTTAGGGGAGCCTGCTCTTACAATGAGGGGGAGGATAAATATGCTCGcttacacatggggaaactgaggcagggcaggtCGCAATGACATTTTCAAGCTTCGCCTCTGATTTGTGGCACAGCTAGTCACTAGCACGGTTACTTATTGCTGGGTGGCACCAGGcttgcagcccagggccccaaggtgccaggcactgtacaagcACCAGGCAGACAGTCCCCACCCAAATTGCTGCCCAAGATAgatgggcgggaggggaaggaggccgTGTCGGCTGGCCAGGCTCTCAGCTAGCTGGCCAGTTCTTACCGGCAACCCAGCAGAGGCGAGCCCTgccgcccccccagctcccacggGGAGTGCGGGTGCTGGGCAGCTGCGAGCCAGGCCAGGGCGCGTCAAGTTGGGCACCACAACTTGGCAGCAGTGCCAAGGGCGGAGGCTGGCTCCAGGGAGAGGTGCTTGCAGTGACTGGCAGCAGGCAGCTCTGGTGTGGCCAACGCCCCTCCGGCTGCTCAGTGGAGCCGAGGGGCTGAGCCCGCTGCCAGCACGCAGCGGTCCTGACACCCCCCTCAAGCCGCCGACTGCTTTGCACCCTGCCACGGATACAGACCAGGCCGGGGGGCTCTGGGCGGCCTTGGGCCCGGGTTTCCCACTCTGCTCCCTCAGTTTTTCACGCTTGCTGAGAtgctctgggccctggggcttTCAGAAAACCCCCATAACAGCCCCGTGTGCAATGGCATCACGgcagccagcccctgggccccTGTGGTGCCGGGCAGCAGGGCCCCAGAGCTCCCCCCGCCACCAGCCCCATGCGCGCggcccgcccagccagccagacGCATGTGAGCACGCCCTCGGACTGGAGCCTGCCCCACCCGCCCCACTGGCTGACACCCACAGCCAGGCCTGTCGGGGGGGCTGGAACTCcggccagctggggggctgcctgtCCAACCGCCTCAGCCACTCAGGGCTCCCCGCCCCACTTCCCTGGGGCCTTCGCTgcaagcccagccagcccctcccgccgAACGGTCGGTGCCAGGGGCTgcacgcccctcccctcctcgtcTCCCCAGCGGCTGCCCCGTCTCGCCAGCGCCGGGCCGGGGACAGGCAGGGCGGGATCGGCAGAGGGGGATGGATGGCGTGAAGGGGCCGCTGGATAACGGGCAGGGGGCAGTTGGGAGGGCtcggatggggtgcaggaggctgcagcagggcagagcacagctgagccaggtgCTCGGTCTCCCCAGTTCCCGTCCCACGGCCCTCCCTGCAGCTGTCCGACCCCTCGCCAGCGGAGGGCGCGCCGGTGACCATGACGTGCACGGTGAAGGAGGGGACGCCCCCTGTGGGCTTCGCCTGGCACCGCCACACCAGCCGGGAGGGCACCGTGGCGGTGGTGGAAGGCGCCAGCGGGCGGCTGAACCTGACGGCGGCTAACCGGACTCACCTGGGCTGGTACACCTGCACGGCCCGCAACGAGGTCAACAGCCAGACCAGCGACCAGATGTACCTCGACGTCGTGTGTGAGtcagctgcaggcagcagcaacCTGCCCCTCCGGCTGCCAGCACCCCAGGGCCCGGCTGCTGAGCCTTCGGACGCCCCACCAAGGCTGACGGGGGCTGGGTGCTCAGCCCCTCCGGCACTAGCCCCCACAAGTGTGCCGGAGACCATAGCCAGGgctccccggcccagagccctgcCTTCCAGGGTACATCCTAGCGCACAGCCCGCAGGCACCAGAACAGCTGGCCAGAGGGCTGGCACACACCTGGGGGGCcgcaccctggccctgcccccggcaccgAGGGACCAGAGCCCTCCAGTGTCTCAGGAGCAGAGCCCCGGCCACCCGGCTACAGCTCCCAGCCTTCTCCGGCGCCCAGATACGCATATCAACCAGCCAGCTGACCAGgacccctcctccagctgggaGCTCATGGCCTCTGCTTCCTTCTGCAGATGGGCCTGACGAGCCCGTGATCAGCGTGGAGCCGTTTGTGGTCGCCCAGCACGGCTTCACAGCTAACGAGCAGGAAGAGGTGGTCATGACCTGCCTGGCCCCCTCCAACCCGCCCAGCCACTACGTCTGGTTCTACAACAGCTCCCAGGTCTACTCCGGCCAGAAGTACGTGATCGCCAAGATCTCCCGCACACAGACGGGCACCTACACCTGCCTGGCCCAGAACACGCACCTCAACACGCGGGCCCAGAGCACCATTGTCCTGACCGTCTACTGTGAGTGCCGCCCCCTGCCCgctgccctctgccctctgccgctccctcctgcctctctgctcgGGTTCTGACGGTCACCCGCCAGCGCCAGGCGGCTCCGAGCGCGGGTAGGGGAGTGTCCAGGGGAGGGACCCGTGGATCAGAGAAGCCCGTTGTGCTCGGGGCCCTGTGCGCGGGCAGGACGGGGCAGTGCGGGAGGCTGTACGTGCCCAAGGCAGCTGGTGGACTCTTGCCGGTCCGGCGGAGGCGTTGGAGTGACCCCGAGGCAGGTGGTTCGAGCAGAGGGGTGTTTGCTGACAGCCGCGGGGAGGAAACATCTGATCTCCGGGGAGGCTGCCGTGTGGCGGGGCGAGGGCCCGGTGAGCGTGTGCCTGGGCGAGGCGCTGGGCCTGCTGGATTCCCTGCTACGTGCGGAGGCCTCGGAGCTGGCCATGTTGTTCCTGGCAACGTCCCCCTGCCCGTAGCCCAGGcgtccagcccgctgccccctcTCCAAACAGAGCCACTGGAGGGCCCACGGGGGGGCATGTTCCAGAAGACAGGGAGGAGCTGTCCTGGGCAAGTGGCTTGGGGGCTTGTCacaaggggagcaggggatgtGGGCACGTTGCTGCATGGGAAGGGCTGGCCACAGCGACCGCGAGGGTTCAGGTGagtgggcagcagggggctggaggggagcggTTGACGCTAGGCACCAGCAAGCACCAAAACCGTCACATTTGCAAAGCTGAATCGGTCTGAAGAATCAGAGTCAGGCCGTGCCGATGCCAAATGTCTCTGGTTCTGCACAGCATGGCAGGTACCTCGTGGACTGTCTGTGGCGCCGGAGCCAGTCGGAGATGCTGGGTCCTTGTCCCGTCTCCGGCGCCGGAGTGACTCGGAGATGCTGGGCCCCTGTCCCGTCCTCGGCGCCAGAGCGACTCGGAGACGCTGGGCCCCTGTCCCGTCCCCGGCCCCAGAGCGACTTGGAGACGCTGGGCCCCTGTCCCGTCCCCGGCCCCAGAGCGACTTGGAGACGCTGGGCCCCTGTCCCGTCCCCGGCCCCGGAGCGACTCGGAGACGCTGGGCCCCTGTCCCGTCCCCTGGTCCTGCCCTGGTCCCCACCCTAGCACTGGGCCTGCATGGTGCATATTGCAGGTGCCGAGCGCCCTGCTGTCCCGGATTCCCTCCATTGCTCGGACAGAGCTTGCCCAGCGAGCTGGCGTGTTGGAAAGAGCCCACGGAGTGAGCAGGCGGAGCTGCCACGTGgtccccagcctcctggcccCAATGCAGCTCTCGTGGAGCAGCGCCGGCAGCGGCCTTTCTTCTGCCCGGGGTTGCTCACGCCCCTTGCTGCTGATACCCTCTTTGCCCCACGCACAGATCTGCCCGAGGGGAAGCCCAGCTGCACACCAGAGCCGGCTGCCAATTTCCGGGATGTGGCTCTGCAGTGCTCGTGGCCTGGCGGGTTCCCCCCCGCGCGGCTGCAGTGGGTGAGGGCCGGCTGGGAAGCAGACGCTGCCGCGTCCTTCTCCAGCGCCACCAGGATCCAGCGAGGGGCCGATGTGCAGAACGGCAGCTCCTATACCTGCCTGGCCTCCCACCCCGCGCTCCCAGCCGATGCTGTCTGCACCACTGCCGTGTGTGAGTCCCTCGCCCGGCCCCAGGGCCGCCAGGGTAGAAACCCCTCCGCCCCGCCAgactcccctccgccccgccagacaccccgctgcccccgccagacaCCCTGCCGCCCTCGCCAGACACCCCGCCGCCCCCACCGCCCTCGCCAGACGCCCTgccgcccccgccgcccccgccagACGCCCTGCCGCCCCCGCCGCCCTCGCCAGACGCCCTgccgcccccgccgcccccgccagACGCCCTGCCGCCCCCGCCGCCCTCGCCAGACGCCCTGCCGCCCCCGCCGCCCTCGCCAGACGCCCTgccgcccccgccgcccccgccagACGCCCTGCCACCCCCGCCGGCCCCGCCAGACGCCCTGCCGCCCTCGCCAGACGCCCTGCCGCCCCCACCGGCCCCGCCAGACGCCCTGCCGCCCCCACCGCCCTCGCCAGACGCCCTGCCGCCCCCACCGCCCTCGCCAGACGCCCTGCCGCCCCCACCGCCCTCGCCAGACGCCCCGCCGCCCCCACCAGACACCCTGCCGCTCTCGCCAGACACCCCgccgcccccaccaccctcgccagatgccctgctgcccccaccgcCCTCACCAGAcaccccgccgcccccgccaGACACCCTGCCGCCCCCACCGCCCTCGCCAGACACCCTGCCGCCCCCACCGCCCTCGCCAGACGCCCTGCCGCCCCCACCGCCCCCGCCAGACACCCTGCCGCCCCCACCGCTCTCGCCAGACACCCCGCCGCCCCCACCAGACACCCTGCCGCTCTCGCCAGACACCCCgccgcccccaccaccctcgccagatgccctgctgcccccaccgcCCTCACCAGAcaccccgccgcccccgccaGACACCCTGCCGCTCTCGCCAGACACCCCACCGCCCCCACCGCCCTTGCCAGACACTCTGCCGCCCCCGCCAGACGCCCCACCGCCCCCTCCGCCCTCACCAGacgccccgctgcccccgccagacaCCCTGCCGCCCCCTCCGCCCTCACCAGACGCCCCACCGCCCCCTCCGCCCTCACCAGACGCCCCACCGCCCCCTCCGCCCTCACCAGACGCCCCTCCGCCCCCGTCAGACAGCCTGCCGCCCCCACCGCCCTCGCCAGACGCCCTGCCGCCCCCGCCAGACAGCTTGCCGCCCCCACCGCCCTCACCAGACACCCCACTGCCCCCGCCAGACAGCCTGCCGCCCCCACCGCCCCCGCCAGTCACCCCGACACTCCCCCAGACACCCCGTTGCCCCTcccagaaactagggatgttaaatttcggttaatcagttaatcgagtagttgttggaatttccatcgactactcaattagtggACAAGGGGGCGCTCGCTGCCCCACTGGGCCTCTCCCTTTGGAAGGTCCTAGGGCCACCTGCAGCTCTTGTGTGTTtcagagggagaggggcagccgAGACCCCACTGAGCAGGATCCGCTTCAGTCCCGCTTGCACCGTTTCCTCCCTGCGCCTTAGCCCCCCCCCTTACCgccccacggagatggtgctgggggaaccggctcttaagccagctccccccacactggctcctgctcccagcactgggcCCGACTCTCATCTCACTGCCCGAGTGCTGCCCAGGCCCAGGCACCGCTGCTCGGGGCGGCGGGTTTGcgtgtggcaggggtgggggcagagcagagaactggGGCCCCGCACGCCGGGTCTCCAGCAGCGGCTGCTGGTCTCTCAGGTGCTGCTGTCTCTACCCAGGGGTGCCGGGGGGGACCCCCGCCTGCTCTGCCGTGGCGACGAAGCGGAACGAGTTCCTCATGCTCTCctgccactgggccgggggcctGCCCCGCGTCACGCTCTGGTGGCGGGACTGGCGGCTCGGCGTGCTGGGCGGCGCGCAGGCTTCCCGCAGCATCTACGTCCTGCCGTCCAACAGCTCCCTCGGGGGCAAGGAGTTCGCCTGCGTCGCGGCCCACCCCCTGCAGGCGCGGGCCTCCGAGTGCCTCGTGCGCCTGGGTAAGCGGCAGAGCCGGCCGGGGGCCTGCTGGGGCCTGGCTCAGCGGCTCTTGCTTTGCTCCGCCTgggccaggctgaggtgcagcatCCCGGCTGGCCAGACACAGGGGGTCCCacgccggggccggggctggggccagcccaCCGAGGCGCTTGAGGGGAGCTGACTGACGAGCGTCCCCGGGCGTGTGCCAGAGCCCCGGGCAGGGACCCGGCTccacggcccctgccccggctgctgggCGAGAGCCCCCCAAACCCCAGTGCTCAAAGTGCCCACaaaacatggggggaggggctcagaaaGTGACAGCACATCTGCCTCCCTCTCCCGCAGctccgcccctgcctgctcctcGGATTGCTCCATTCCTCCGGGCAGGACCTGGGggcctgggctgctgcagccctggggatgggggggagcctTGTGGGCCTGGGCAGTGTCTCCCCGTGCGCTGGGATTGCAGCACAGACGTGCCGTGCCCGGCAGCGCCCCATGCAAGGGCCCTCGGCGGCCGTGGGTAGCCCCGGTCCTCAGCGGGGGCCAGGGACTGGACAGGCAGCGTTTGTCCCGGCCTGGACCTGCCAATTCGTTACCAAGCCTGGGCATGATGCATGAGTTGGAACAGGCCCGGCTGCCCCCGGGCTGGGCGCCCTGCAGGGCTCagggccagcccctggctgggttgcAGGGGAGGCGTCGGCCCTGGCCCGGCCCGGTCTCACGGCAGGGCCCGTCTCTCTCGCCTGCACAGACGTGCCCAAGCTGGTGGCCGAGCGTGCGGAGGTGTCGCTGTTCGAGGGCGGCGAGGCCCGGCTGGCCTGCGCCCTGCAGGGCCCCCACCTGGGCTCCGAAGTGTTCTGGTACAACAACCGGCGCCAGGTGGTGCGGCCGGACACCGTGCGCTACAGGCTGCAGCAGGCCGGCGCCTGGTTCAACCTGACTGTCCGGGACACCGAGTGGCTGAGAGACAGCGGCACCTACCAGTGCGCGGCCGTGAACGCCGT
This genomic stretch from Pelodiscus sinensis isolate JC-2024 chromosome 26, ASM4963464v1, whole genome shotgun sequence harbors:
- the VSIG10L2 gene encoding V-set and immunoglobulin domain-containing protein 10-like 2; this encodes MGDGAARDSARGKLLTIFCLLPAVACAPPKLLRIRPQGGRAGSSLGGGAHDAPRKAPAGSPAEIPSLLSCSNHWSTLPASFPPAQLLHPGDATYEEQAVRGVRHQAVQLACGNVVSPMVVFWSFTKLGSLVPRAVAISNGLEAKVEKAAAALGQVNLRNGTLELSNLQTAAQGRFMCQAMYEEDGEIKVGYFYIELVVLVPVPRPSLQLSDPSPAEGAPVTMTCTVKEGTPPVGFAWHRHTSREGTVAVVEGASGRLNLTAANRTHLGWYTCTARNEVNSQTSDQMYLDVVYGPDEPVISVEPFVVAQHGFTANEQEEVVMTCLAPSNPPSHYVWFYNSSQVYSGQKYVIAKISRTQTGTYTCLAQNTHLNTRAQSTIVLTVYYLPEGKPSCTPEPAANFRDVALQCSWPGGFPPARLQWGSGPAPGWVAGEASALARPGLTAGPVSLACTDVPKLVAERAEVSLFEGGEARLACALQGPHLGSEVFWYNNRRQVVRPDTVRYRLQQAGAWFNLTVRDTEWLRDSGTYQCAAVNAVGNASLPIRLHVKKYPRPPNVTISKLTYTRQRTQVQLVWETQGSGNLTGFVVQRQEAKKPSLDPARLAARAWETVASDIEPDIRDHRVGGLDPAVVYAFRILAVNHRTTGHPSEVKTPAEPPFNAYPAVLGAAAAGMLVAAVASLLAFQYIVRNRDNNPRLHDLLFGMPGPDAQEHISTPEDAEMAAGAVDGMDVEPGGTSPTFPSAGEASAECHPEPPATAQEAPPAPDPTADDPPVNVTITVTATS